The genomic window CTGCACCGAACCCACGCCCTCGACCCGGCTGAGGTCGTTGACGATGTTCGAGATCAGGTAATCCGACAGGTCAACCTGTTCATATTGCCCGTTGCTGGACGTCAGGCCGATCACCATCAGAAAGCCCGAGGCCGATTTCTCGACCGTCAGCCCCTGGCGCTGGACGGGTTCGGGCAGCAGGGCGGTGGCCTGCGACAGCTTGTTCTGCACCTGCACCTGGGCGATGTCGGGATCGGTGCCGGTCTCGAAGGTCAGGGTGGTCGTCGACATCCCCGCCGAAGTCGAGCTGGAGGAGAAATAGCGCAGGCCGTCCAGCCCGGTCATCTGCTGTTCGATGACCTGCGTCACCGTATTGGCGACAGTTTCGGCCGAGGCGCCCGGATAGATCGCCCGCACCGTGACCGAAGGCGGCGCAATCTGCGGATATTGCGCAACCGGCAGCGTCAGGATCGACAGTAGCCCCAATCCCATGATGAGGATCGAGATCACCCAGGCAAAGACCGGACGGTCGATGAAAAAGCGCGCCATGTTGCGTTCCTGTCCTGTGACTTGACGGCAGGTTAGTTGGCTGCCGGTTCGGCCGGCGCTGCGGCCTTGTCCTTCGTGTCGCTTTCGCCATCAGGCTGATCGGGCGCGGCCCGGCCAGCGGCCTGATCGTCGGGCTGCTGGCGGTCCCCTGCTGCGGCGGGCTGGCGTTCCTCGGGCGCGACGGTCATGCCGGGGCCGATCTTTTGCAGCCCTTCGACCACCAGGCGGTCGCCGTCCTTCAGCCCGGCGCTGACGATCCAGTCGTTGCCCAAATCCTGCAGGATGGTCAGCTGCCGCGCCTCGACCTGATTCTGTTCATTGACGACCAGCGCGGTCGGCTGGCCGCGGCGGTCGCGCGTCACGCCCTCTTGCGGGGCCAAGACGACATCGCGCGCGGTTGCCTGCTGCACCACTGCCTGCACATACATTCCCGGCAGCAGCACGCGGTCCGGGTTGGGGATCGAGAGGCGCAGCGTGACCACGCCGGTGGTTTCGTTCACAAAGGGCTCGGCCGCGGTCAACAGGCCGGTCTGGTCGAACTCGCTGCCATCGGCCAGACGCAGCGTCACCCGGCGGCTGGGCAGCGCGTCCCCCGATTCTTCGGCCATCTCGCGCCGCAGGCGGATGATTTCGGCCGCCGACTGCGTGACATCCACATAGACCGGATCCAGCTTGCGGATCACCGCCAGCGGGGCGGGCTGGCTTGCGGTCACCAATGCCCCCTGGCTGGTCTGCGCCAGGCCGATTTCGCCGTCCAGTTCCGCGCGGATGGTGGTGCGTTCCAGTTCGATGCGCGCGGTCTGCAATTGCGCCTCGGCCACCTTCAGCGCGGCCTCGGCGGCGTCGCGCGCGGCAATGGCGTTGTCGGTGCTGCTTTCGCTGGCCACGCGGCGGTCGCGCAACGCGCCCACGCGCTCGGCCTCGCGGCGGGCATTCTCGGCCTGGGCGCGGGCCTGGGCCACGCCGGCCTCGGCCTGCGCAACGGCAGCCTCATAGGTGGTGGCGTCGATGCGGAACAGCGGATCGCCGACCTTGACGCGGCTGCCTTCGCGGAACAGGCGTTCGGTGACGATGCCGTTGACCTGCGGGCGCACCTCGGCCTCGGCCGAGGCGGCGACGCGGCCGGGCAGGGTGGTGGTCAGCACCACGTCCTGACTATGCAACGTTACCACCGTCACCGCAGGCGGCGGCATCTGCGCGGGATCCTGCGCCAGGGCCGACCGAACACCCGGGCCCAGGGCAAGCGGCAGCATCAGGAAAATCGCCATCTGGCGCGAAAGCGCGGACATCGTC from Paracoccus sp. SMMA_5_TC includes these protein-coding regions:
- a CDS encoding efflux RND transporter periplasmic adaptor subunit, which gives rise to MSALSRQMAIFLMLPLALGPGVRSALAQDPAQMPPPAVTVVTLHSQDVVLTTTLPGRVAASAEAEVRPQVNGIVTERLFREGSRVKVGDPLFRIDATTYEAAVAQAEAGVAQARAQAENARREAERVGALRDRRVASESSTDNAIAARDAAEAALKVAEAQLQTARIELERTTIRAELDGEIGLAQTSQGALVTASQPAPLAVIRKLDPVYVDVTQSAAEIIRLRREMAEESGDALPSRRVTLRLADGSEFDQTGLLTAAEPFVNETTGVVTLRLSIPNPDRVLLPGMYVQAVVQQATARDVVLAPQEGVTRDRRGQPTALVVNEQNQVEARQLTILQDLGNDWIVSAGLKDGDRLVVEGLQKIGPGMTVAPEERQPAAAGDRQQPDDQAAGRAAPDQPDGESDTKDKAAAPAEPAAN